The proteins below come from a single Psychrobacter sp. PL19 genomic window:
- a CDS encoding SDR family NAD(P)-dependent oxidoreductase → MLNTISATLRKRLPFFPKSSQDNDITTYYRHHVAAITGAGSGIGRELACHLAKMGCHLALSDINAEQMAQTKELLVGYDVNVTITVLDVSDKKAVDAWADSVMIAHGKVNFIFNNAGVALYSTVEGSSISELEWVMDINFWGVVYGTKAFLPLIKNSVKQSESDASTDSKSNKSRQFDEHGHIVNISSLFGLTAQPSQSAYNASKFAVRGFTESLRQELDIQRCGVSATCIHPGGIKTNIANSARGNESISDIGMPSGRKAISSFNKLLKFDASDAAWIILHAAATNQTRCLIGNDAKVIDAVQRVFPASYSNVLNDVNKLARKLKRKKRSKPNAQKSASA, encoded by the coding sequence ATGCTTAATACTATAAGTGCCACCCTGCGTAAGCGTTTACCCTTCTTTCCAAAATCCAGCCAAGATAACGATATTACTACTTATTACCGACACCATGTGGCCGCTATTACCGGTGCAGGCTCTGGTATAGGGCGCGAGCTTGCCTGTCATCTAGCAAAAATGGGCTGCCATTTGGCATTGTCTGATATCAATGCTGAGCAGATGGCACAGACAAAAGAATTGCTCGTAGGCTACGATGTTAACGTGACCATAACTGTACTGGATGTCTCAGATAAAAAGGCAGTCGATGCGTGGGCTGATAGCGTGATGATAGCGCACGGTAAGGTTAATTTTATCTTCAATAATGCGGGTGTGGCGCTGTATTCTACCGTGGAAGGCAGCAGCATCAGCGAGCTTGAATGGGTCATGGATATTAATTTTTGGGGCGTGGTTTATGGGACTAAAGCATTTTTACCCTTGATTAAAAATAGCGTCAAACAAAGCGAGTCTGATGCCAGCACTGACAGCAAAAGTAATAAATCACGTCAGTTCGATGAGCATGGTCATATCGTGAATATCTCAAGTCTCTTTGGTTTGACCGCGCAGCCTTCGCAATCCGCTTACAATGCCAGCAAATTTGCGGTGCGCGGCTTTACAGAAAGCTTGCGTCAAGAGTTGGATATCCAGCGCTGCGGCGTGTCAGCAACTTGTATCCATCCGGGTGGTATCAAGACCAATATCGCCAATAGCGCGCGCGGTAATGAAAGCATAAGTGATATCGGTATGCCTAGCGGTCGCAAAGCCATCAGTAGCTTTAATAAACTGCTAAAATTTGATGCTAGTGACGCCGCTTGGATCATTCTTCATGCCGCAGCGACCAACCAAACTCGATGCTTGATTGGTAATGACGCCAAAGTGATAGATGCTGTGCAGCGCGTATTCCCAGCAAGCTATAGCAACGTGCTCAACGATGTCAATAAGCTGGCTCGTAAGCTAAAGCGCAAGAAACGCTCAAAACCTAACGCTCAAAAATCTGCTTCGGCATAA